Within Vicia villosa cultivar HV-30 ecotype Madison, WI linkage group LG1, Vvil1.0, whole genome shotgun sequence, the genomic segment atttaaatcaatgaaaagttttatTCTGTTTCtatcctttgtcgttttctatatctgaatcttttatattctttttgatgttattaaaaaaagggggagaaaatatgttataaatgatttgatttaatcagttgctttactaacagaacttgcaaagttctatgtttttaagttgtgttgttgcaggaatcgaagattcaagatcaacattagaagcaacaagatgaatcaagttcttggattcttgaagcaagctgagtgctatgaagcttcagaatcagaagcaagaaggaagaatgttcagatattctgatgatagaatatgatctgattctgaatgtctatttgttctgatacattctatatggctcatatggctctgatacatattatgtgttctgaaacatattttatgttctgattcattcatgctgacttttgtcgtttagttttgttctgtaacatttcaggatgtagagatgctctgatgatgctctggtacattcaacaatgttctaatacaatctagcatgaagtgatgtaagaagaaattcaagctctgaagctgtccaaatggaagcaagaatcagaagctgtgaatgttctaaagatcaaagaaattcaagttctgaagctgtccgatggaagcagaagtcagaagctgtgaatgttctgaagatcaaagaaattcaagttctgaagctgtccgatggaagcaggaaccagaagctgtgaatgttctgaggatctaaagaaattcaatgttctgaagctgtcctatggaagcagaaatcagaagtcatgaatgttctaaagatcaagcactgtgaacgtctctaccgaaataatcagggaagtcttttatttataaaattcttctagtattaatttcagggggagattattcatctcagggggagacatattcacatgcttatgctatagctgtgtaaattgtctttagccgtctgctctttctgatcgcaaattcatatcatttatatatgtttttgtcatcatcaaaaagggggagattgttagaacaagatttgttctgatcaatattcttagttttgatgataacaaggatatgaattttgtgtgagataatgtggtactctaatacattgcaatttccctttcaggaaatatataaagagtatgcacaaatcaacgctcagaagctttgtctcagaaggttcagcatgcaacatcagaacatggtctagcaagacatcagaagatggtcaaggcagaatcagaacatgggtctatggaagcatcagaagaacttgagatcagaagcagaagcactgaagttctcatggtatcacgctcagaagcacttcaaggtcagaagacaagaagatgctatgcaccaagctgtttgactctgatgatattcaaatattatattcacaaacatcagatcaggagaaagtacaggtggcaggctacgctgactgacaaaaggaacgttggaagctattaaaggcaacgtcagtagacacagcgtgaacaaggctcgaggtagttgacaaaagcgtgaaacattaaatgcgatgctgtacggaatacgcaaagcattaaatgcgcccaacggtcatcttctcaaagtgcctataaatatgaagttctgatgagaagcaaggttaccaatcctgaacgaaattattctgaaaaacttgctgaaacgctgttcaaactcaaagctcagaatcttcatcttcatcaaagctcactacattgctgttgtaatatattagtgagattaagcttaaacgttaagagaaatatcactgttgtgattatagcttttcagaagcattgtaaaactcttatttgattacattaatttgtaagtaactagagtgatcaagtgttgatcaggatactctaggaagtcttagcttgtgtctaagcagttgtaattagagtgatcacgtggtggtcaggatactctaagaaagtcttagcttgtgtctaagcatttgttcctggagtgatcaggttgtgatcaggatactctagaagacttagtcgcggactaagtggaaaaccattgtaatctgttgcgattagtggattaaatcctcaggtgaggtaaatcactccgtgggggtggactgaagtagtttagttaacaacgaaccacgataaaaataactgtgcaaattgtttttattgttcaagttttttagactacacttattcaaaccccccctttctaagtgtttttctatccttcataactTACACTGAGGTGCCACAAAAGATGGCACATGCACCTATGTCATGCCAATGAGCATGACGCTCGCACTATAGCATTAGGAGCATGCGTCACACAAGTTGGCTCTTGTGttgctttgttttgttttataaataGGTAATTCTTTTCCATCATTTACCACCCATCTCCTAATTTCACTCTTaaacatttattcaaaaaatgtcTTACATTATCAAAAGAAATGCTCAACTTTTTTTCGCCGACAAAACCTTCGTAAAGATCCGACATTGGAACATAGAGACTTTAAAGAATTTTCTGATGAGCTTGATTCATTGGTTAGATGGAGACATTTGTGACGGTGAAATGATTATAAGAATTGATATGTTTGTTACGGTGTTCAACCAAAATGTAGAAACTCGTTTCTAAGATCTTGTTAAAACTGAAAAGGATGTCCTTATGATGATGAATGGATCAGTTGACATTGTCTTGATGGTTGTAATCTACTAGATATGTTGATCTGTTTAGTCTTTTTATGTGTTTAACGTGTTGTTGTTTTATGTGTGATTGTCTTTATTTTGTTGTACTCGAATGTAGTCttgaatatgaaaattgaatttaatATGAAATTGCATGCTTACAACAAATAAATTACTTATCAAGAGTTGCCTACAATAATTATGTTGCGGAGCTCGACCcaacaagaaaacaattttttcgATTGTGTTCGGATTGACGACATGTACTGCGTAATCTTACCATTTTGTTTGTCGTATCCATTTTGGTTCGAAAATGTGTGCTATTAGGGCATCCCTTTTTCTTCCTTTGCATATGCTCATTGTACCAAACAATATCCCCTTGATAAATAGGCCAATAAACCTCCTTTTCTACCAATGAGAAGTTATTGATATACACATTGAATACATTTATGACATTGTAAACGGAGGATAGATGTTTGGAAGGGTCCTGGCGAGCATGTGAACATGTCACTATGAAATGGGATCAAGGAATAAGAAAGACATGAAACTTTCTGCAATCGCATCAACCTTTATCTAGTTCGACTTGATAGTATCCCCTTTGGTCTCCCCTCATTATTGCCCATTGTTTGTTGTACACTGAACCAATCTTTAATACGGTCAAACATGGTAGCAGCATATGTGTTAGCTTTGGCATTTTCCTCCTGAATAAATTTCATAGAGCTTTCACTAAACAAATGCCCCGATCGTAACACTAACCTCCATTTTAAACCTCTGTTCTCGAACAATGACCCCAACCTAAAATATGTTGCTTTCGCCAATGCAGTTATCGATAGTTTCTGATGCCTTTGAAGACAcggttcattgattccacaagatttatTTTCATGTAGCCCTATTGTTGACCATTGTCAAATGCGCTAGTCCACTTTTCTACTAGAATATTATTGATCCACCTTAATGCATCCGCATTTGTCAACCAAATTTCTTTGCGGTAGTGTTGGAACGATGGTTCTGTTAAGGCATATCTTGCATTCACAACTTTTTTTGAAGTGTCTTGTCTTTGATCTCCCGCGTGAAGTTCTGTGCAATATGTCTAATACAATAGACATGCGTAAAATGGGGATCTTGCTAACCGTTATTAGGGTTATTGTATGCACTCTCAATAGATGGGTGTCTGTCTGAAATCAAACATAGGTTGGGTCATGGAGCAACTTGTAATCAGAGATGCTTGAAAAAGAAACTCCACCCACCAGCAGTCTCACCTTCAACTAGAGCGAAGGCAATTGGAAAAATATTATTGTTTCCATATTGCGCCACTGCCTTGAGTAACATTCATTTATATTTCCCATACAACCGTGTTCCATCAATTTGTATAAATAATTTGCATAATGCAAAACCTTTGATGCTTGGATCTCATACACCCAGCACAACCGATGAAATGTTCTATTTCCACTAACACAAGTTCTGTATAAGATAAATATCGGGAGTGTCTCCAAAATAACGGGTGAAGTGATTTAAGATGCgtccggagatacatctctgaaaatTTTCggatatatttttgaattttaaaaaaatgtgcgAGAAAGTAGAAGGGTGAAAAAAGAAATTACCTAATTTTATTAGTATTAAATAATTTGATAATGATGTTTCTATTTAAATTTCTTCCCAAAAAGAACTTCATTGATGTTGTTTTAATTAGTAAATCAATAAATAGCATTATTAATGGCCCAATAGTTCCTAAGCCCAAACAAACACCACTGCATTAAGCTGTCTCAATCCTACTCCATCGTCACCGTCCTTCCCCTGTTCGGTGTCAAAGCTTCTCCCATTTCTCATTCTGCATGCATGCGTCTCAACCCTCTTCAAATTTCATCTGTGAGTATCAGTCTCTCTTTACACTTTCCAACATTGTTACTTTTGCTCAATTTCATAATCCCTCAAAACCCACCAAAAAAAACCTTCAATTTCATGTAATTTTTCTATTACATCCAAAATTTCATTCATTTTtcacaaaccctaacatttctcTTGCAGAATCATGCTTTCACCTTGACAACATCCAACACAATGGATCAACATCATCAACCTAACAAATATCCAACCACATTAGCATTACTAGAACCCAATAACCTAAAAACCGATAAACCTAACGATGATCAATGTTTCCTCCTTTACTTCATCATGGGCACATACTTTGGTCCTCACATCAATGGTGAGAAAAAATCAATCTTGCAAAGAGTTGCTGAAGGTCTTCCTTCTTACACACGTGATCAGTTaacatcttctttcatcaagGTATCTGAATTGGAGCGTATTTACTATTACATACTTAGGAATGTTGATAAGTCTTTAACAGTAAAGTTAAGTTTTTTACGCCGTTTCGTTAAAGGGTTAGAATCTTCCTCCTTCAATTGCGATTATCCTTTGTTTACTGATTTGTTTCCGCTTGAATTACACCCGCAATTTAAGTACAAGTGTCAGTTTAAAGTCATTGACAGTATTGTGTTTATCGATAATCCGGAAGTGGTTTATCTTAATTCTGAGGAGGTTGAAAGGTTTAAGAGATTGAGTGgggttgaagattttcttgtggacATAGATGCTGCTAGGTTGTATAACCATTTTGATGGGAATGGTTTGCGTAGTAAGGTTAAGAGAACTAGTAGTTGTCGAAAAG encodes:
- the LOC131616210 gene encoding increased DNA methylation 2-like isoform X2, which translates into the protein MRLNPLQISSNHAFTLTTSNTMDQHHQPNKYPTTLALLEPNNLKTDKPNDDQCFLLYFIMGTYFGPHINGEKKSILQRVAEGLPSYTRDQLTSSFIKVSELERIYYYILRNVDKSLTVKLSFLRRFVKGLESSSFNCDYPLFTDLFPLELHPQFKYKCQFKVIDSIVFIDNPEVVYLNSEEVERFKRLSGVEDFLVDIDAARLYNHFDGNGLRSKVKRTSSCRKVDESDDFSELKYRMPDAHVVKPIRSIPFNDGMALGDEGDDDSEKVDVPAVLFLPSRPTKKEWADIVAATKNGFALTGSAATGRVGPIIGLVDIGECDDAYLFRMSLPGVKRDEKEFSCEVDTNGKVLIHGVTITGEKTVTMHSQVILARTGFLKEWL
- the LOC131616210 gene encoding increased DNA methylation 2-like isoform X1, with product MRLNPLQISSNHAFTLTTSNTMDQHHQPNKYPTTLALLEPNNLKTDKPNDDQCFLLYFIMGTYFGPHINGEKKSILQRVAEGLPSYTRDQLTSSFIKVSELERIYYYILRNVDKSLTVKLSFLRRFVKGLESSSFNCDYPLFTDLFPLELHPQFKYKCQFKVIDSIVFIDNPEVVYLNSEEVERFKRLSGVEDFLVDIDAARLYNHFDGNGLRSKVKRTSSCRKVDESDDFSELKYRMPDAHVVKPIRSIPFNDGMALGDEGDDDSEKVDVPAVLFLPSRPTKKEWADIVAATKNGFALTGSAATGRVGPIIGLVDIGECDDAYLFRMSLPGVKRDEKEFSCEVDTNGKVLIHGVTITGEKTVTMHSQVFEMQTQNHCPPGHFSVSFQLPGLVDPHQFSGNFGTDGILEGVVMKGKLGDD